In Massilia violaceinigra, one DNA window encodes the following:
- a CDS encoding SdrD B-like domain-containing protein, producing the protein MLGLPLQAAAVDMLVSQLTDTPDPAVRGGTILYSASVTNNTSDVANNVQVVFTLDPQTSFVSVSDPACVHDAGTNKVTCSYATVAGDGAGAGTADLLDIDLTVRTLAAAGQTVNLLAAVTTTDADSNAGNNSLSQLTTIDNGADLSLVLNGSPASLMASGTLVYTANLNNNGPDAAGATKATFTLSPNLTYQSAAGSGWSCGAAGQVVTCNRPSAPKGALPNIVINTKATGTTTGTITSTGVVTISGSATDFNNANDASSANTTITVGTDLAVTKTVSQALVGSGQPVSFTLAPRNLGPMPATNVVVSDSVPAGFAIVSASGTGWTCTTNGQNVSCTRASFAVGTAQDIVISATAPVVAAQTAATNTATIGSATPDGDLANNSGSANVSIVPDGVDLSITKTKTPNPVAQGSNMVSTMRVTNHGPRAAAIGEVKIVETLPIGETFVSASGANWTCAPQVGQDITCTYNAALALNASTPNLGLTTTAALSGTLTNTACAVFTDSGGVQADPVPGNNCASATSESTQTPNAADLQLTKSAAPGTLDWNAPTITYVLTITNAGPGESTSVILSDPIPGFISGKTVVNASKTGGTTPALFTCTPGATVTCFMSSGTMALGATAEITVTVTRPLLDSSGQAGNKWVNSASVRSNAQGDPVPANNVATADVQVDPVADVTITNTVTPGSVPAGTNATYVLTINNNGPSTANGVTVVDVFNIPEGSMTFISAVASNGGTCAYDSAAKTLNCTIGNMASGATRTVTITVRPDYMANAPDPRNIGSTATVATSSNESDYANNSGTNALAVTPATLDLLVNNTDNVDPMGFVPAGAGPVFPDNVVTYRNTITNRGPSVATHLVLTYLMKPPVGKSMTFKGGKLLPDGEAYTNYCTQVGNTVTGPAQMSITCNFPTTDILMGNNASTDLYLDFQVVTQPTGSGDTYQSTVTVSSREPEQLTPNNTADQSTTIKMRVDLKLTKAAFAYNGNTNALAAAVQLREPFFWVLTLNNAGPGNSQGTVITDSLPAGLTLYTGGTLAPYNAAPYNAGLTWSTNNGAPTSGTCSAGATISCNVGLLESGKAATVRIPVIATAVNAALENCGNATTNDVERSAVDNRGCATVAVQRSSIAGFVYEDGNNDAAKGAGENGITGVTLRLDGVDIYGNTVTNVTTTTTAGGAYLFDNRSPGTYKVTEVQPATYLDGKEAAGSVAGTATDASGDEISNIVLPASTNATGYLFGELKPATLSGFVFVDLDTDAVRDVTNVPATDESAGVTSVTMTLTGTDDLGPVNATVPTGANGSYSFTNLRPGTYQVVQATLPGVTHTGMTIGSKGGNDGATALAANTPVVGATKRTIGNVPLVAGDAAVNYNFGESGQGLGGIVYADLNNNGVKDAGEPGIAGVSITLSGNTSNGTSVCVAISPNPCTILTDSSGGYGFAGLPASDATGYVLTEQSQASAPLSSYADGIDTVGTVNGVVRGTKTNDRFSGIVIGTGQFGSNYNFGESSASLAGKVYLDVDRSNTLNGGDTLLPGVTVTLSGTTATGANVCTIVSTCVGTTDANGNYSFTGLPASNGGGYSVTETQPVDFIDATNTLGTGATTPGNLGLAGGNSVFSGVVLSAGQKGIDYLFGEATGKLSGFVYADKNNNGTMDAGETGIAGVSLTLTGTAASGGNACGAPTCVATTGPDGAYTFSFLRNANGAGYTVTETQPAAYLDGITRKGNVGGAACAGCVDNVANVIGTIAYAVASTHTDFNFGEVVPASVSGTVYADSNQDASVNTGEQIAGVTVTLTGNDDRGAAVSLTTTTAANGTYRFDKLRPSSGAGYTVTETHPAGYNDFPGNTGSQPGTIGGITTGVAVPNSIGGLPLVQGDNAVNYNFREIGASIAGAVYFDANDNGVRDTGDTPLAGVVVRLNGPVPRTMATGADGTFLFTGLMAGNYTLVETQPGGVSDGVDAAGSVGGAINAPKNSITGINVMPGTAAVNYLFGERGAPNTGSLAGTVYVDSNKDGKRDTTEQLLNGVTLTLKGTDGTVRTVQTDTNGNYLFPVLAPGTYTLTETQPAGLSDFEAATGTRIGTLGGGTAGLNTVATIVIPPAGGAATGYDFREINPVSNGLAKLGGTVYVDGNKNAKREPGEALPGVSVTLTGVDANGVAIPARTTVTGADGSYLFVDLVPGTYTVVETQPVAYGDFPTNTGSALGNVGGTLDKGPNKTTAIVLAAGTEARDYDFREAGSSLAGVVYRDDNHNGVQDAGEPGIAGVPVSAIGGKGEAGRATTDADGRFLIVGLPADTYSLVETQPAGYTDGKETPGKVAGTVAGSVDNSAFNSTAPKNTTSAIKLGVAQDGTDYLFGERRARLEGYVYVDANHNGQMNAGEIPLPGVHVTMTGVDACTMGCVAVTGADGKYVFENLVPGRYTLVESQTDLPTSKYMDGKETAGVAGGKVDNSSFGTAPSQNTIAQFDVTSEIIAANGGVVGGYLFGERVRPGPETRAPIISGYVWMDRGHTRTRPENHEGVKDWTVVLTQNGKPVCTVKSDAKGYYQFDSLRCAGYEGTGLPTGPGFEIVFTKDGNGMPIVPTSAGNAGTPVVGRITGITLLDDSDITEQNLPLTPSGVVYDSATRQPVRGAVVTVTGPAGFNPTRHLLGGVEAVNQTTGSDGVYQFGLLNDFPAGVYKLAITSYPVGYVPAESAKIPACQGAASVMASANAALIQKSDGAPASSVNLHKPNACVGAVPGGADTTQYYYTFTVGTNGAPVVNNHLPIDKIEAAGLALTKTGDKQQLEFGESLLYTLTVRQTSGSAVAQATVRDSLPAGFSLVPGTVKVDGKPVADPVPAVGPVLAFNLGPLASNKQAVLTYRLRAGVGSLQGDGINRAIAYACNVASGCVTPGSYQPVPAAYPSNNAEYKVRLTGGVFTEQACVAGKVFVDCNGNSVQDSEELGVPGVRLYLEDGTSFTTDVEGKYSYCGLTPKSHVIKADSLTLPRGSRLTTTSNRNLGDANSIWLDAKNGELLRGDFAEGSCSAPVIEQVKARRSQGGGRAPETEAQRLPGLKFDSKAPAAPRQATDSANQELVKPRQGAIPAGAGEARAQ; encoded by the coding sequence TTGCTGGGGCTGCCTCTGCAGGCAGCCGCGGTCGACATGCTGGTATCGCAATTGACCGACACGCCGGATCCGGCCGTGCGCGGCGGCACGATTCTGTATTCCGCTTCGGTCACCAACAACACCAGCGACGTCGCCAATAACGTCCAGGTGGTGTTCACGCTCGATCCGCAGACCAGCTTCGTGTCGGTGTCCGACCCGGCCTGCGTGCACGATGCGGGCACCAACAAGGTCACCTGCAGCTACGCCACGGTCGCGGGCGACGGCGCCGGCGCCGGCACCGCCGACCTGCTCGACATCGATCTCACCGTGCGCACCCTGGCCGCGGCCGGCCAGACCGTCAACCTGCTGGCGGCGGTCACCACGACCGATGCCGACAGCAACGCCGGCAACAACTCGCTGTCGCAGCTGACCACGATCGACAACGGCGCCGACCTGTCGCTGGTGCTGAACGGCTCGCCGGCCAGCCTGATGGCCAGCGGCACCCTGGTGTACACGGCTAACCTGAACAACAACGGTCCCGATGCGGCCGGCGCCACCAAGGCCACCTTCACCCTGAGCCCGAACCTGACCTACCAGTCTGCGGCCGGTTCCGGCTGGTCGTGCGGGGCGGCGGGGCAGGTGGTGACGTGTAACCGTCCGAGCGCGCCCAAGGGCGCTTTGCCGAACATCGTCATCAACACCAAGGCCACCGGCACCACCACCGGCACCATCACCAGCACCGGCGTGGTCACCATCAGCGGCAGCGCGACCGACTTCAATAACGCCAACGATGCCTCGTCGGCGAATACCACGATCACCGTCGGCACCGACCTGGCCGTGACCAAGACCGTCTCCCAGGCCCTGGTCGGCAGCGGCCAGCCGGTCAGCTTCACCCTGGCGCCACGCAACCTGGGCCCGATGCCGGCCACCAACGTGGTGGTCAGCGACAGCGTGCCTGCCGGCTTCGCCATTGTGAGCGCGAGCGGCACCGGCTGGACTTGCACCACCAACGGCCAGAATGTCAGCTGCACGCGCGCCAGTTTCGCGGTCGGCACTGCGCAGGACATCGTCATCAGCGCCACCGCGCCGGTGGTTGCTGCGCAAACCGCTGCCACCAACACCGCCACCATCGGCAGCGCTACGCCGGATGGCGACCTGGCCAACAACAGCGGCTCGGCCAACGTCAGCATCGTGCCGGACGGGGTCGATCTGTCGATCACCAAAACCAAGACCCCGAACCCGGTCGCGCAGGGCAGCAATATGGTCAGCACCATGCGCGTGACCAATCACGGCCCGCGTGCGGCGGCCATCGGCGAAGTCAAGATCGTCGAAACCTTGCCGATCGGCGAAACCTTCGTCAGCGCCAGCGGCGCCAACTGGACCTGCGCACCGCAAGTCGGCCAGGACATCACCTGTACCTATAACGCGGCGCTGGCGCTCAATGCCTCGACCCCGAACCTGGGCCTGACCACCACCGCCGCTTTGTCCGGCACCCTGACCAATACCGCCTGCGCCGTCTTTACCGATAGCGGCGGCGTGCAGGCCGATCCGGTGCCGGGCAATAACTGCGCCAGCGCCACCTCGGAATCGACCCAGACCCCGAACGCTGCCGACCTGCAGCTGACAAAGAGCGCCGCTCCGGGCACCCTGGACTGGAACGCGCCGACCATCACCTACGTCCTGACGATCACCAATGCCGGTCCGGGCGAATCGACCAGCGTGATCCTGTCGGACCCGATCCCTGGCTTCATCTCCGGCAAGACCGTGGTGAACGCATCGAAGACCGGCGGCACGACCCCGGCCTTGTTCACCTGCACCCCGGGCGCGACAGTGACCTGTTTCATGAGCAGCGGCACGATGGCGCTCGGCGCCACGGCGGAAATCACCGTGACGGTGACCCGTCCGCTGCTCGACAGCAGCGGCCAGGCCGGCAATAAATGGGTGAACTCGGCCAGCGTGCGCTCCAACGCCCAAGGCGACCCGGTGCCGGCCAACAACGTCGCCACCGCCGATGTGCAGGTCGATCCGGTCGCCGACGTGACCATCACCAATACCGTGACCCCAGGCTCGGTGCCTGCCGGCACCAACGCCACCTACGTGCTGACCATCAATAACAACGGCCCGTCGACGGCGAATGGCGTGACCGTGGTCGATGTGTTCAATATTCCGGAAGGCTCGATGACCTTCATCTCGGCCGTCGCCAGCAATGGCGGCACCTGCGCCTATGACAGCGCGGCCAAGACCCTGAACTGCACCATCGGCAACATGGCGTCGGGCGCGACCCGCACCGTCACCATCACCGTGCGTCCCGACTACATGGCTAACGCGCCGGATCCGCGCAATATCGGCAGCACGGCCACGGTGGCCACCAGCAGCAACGAAAGCGACTACGCCAACAACAGCGGCACCAATGCCTTGGCGGTCACTCCCGCCACGCTCGACCTGCTGGTCAACAACACCGACAACGTCGATCCGATGGGCTTTGTGCCGGCCGGCGCCGGTCCGGTCTTCCCGGACAATGTGGTCACCTACCGCAACACCATCACCAACCGCGGTCCATCGGTGGCCACCCACCTGGTCCTGACCTATCTGATGAAGCCGCCTGTCGGCAAGAGCATGACCTTCAAAGGCGGCAAACTGCTGCCGGACGGCGAGGCGTATACCAATTACTGTACCCAGGTCGGCAACACGGTCACGGGGCCGGCGCAGATGAGCATCACCTGCAACTTCCCGACCACCGACATCCTGATGGGCAACAACGCCAGCACCGACCTGTATCTCGACTTCCAGGTCGTTACCCAGCCGACCGGTTCGGGCGACACCTACCAGTCGACCGTCACCGTGTCCTCGCGCGAGCCGGAACAACTGACGCCGAACAACACGGCCGACCAAAGCACCACCATCAAGATGCGCGTCGACCTCAAGCTGACCAAAGCCGCGTTCGCCTATAACGGCAACACCAACGCGCTTGCCGCCGCGGTGCAGCTGCGCGAGCCGTTCTTCTGGGTCCTGACCCTGAACAACGCCGGTCCCGGCAACAGCCAGGGCACCGTCATCACCGACAGCCTGCCAGCCGGCCTGACGCTCTACACCGGCGGCACGCTCGCGCCGTACAACGCGGCGCCGTACAACGCCGGCCTGACCTGGAGCACCAACAACGGTGCCCCGACCAGCGGCACTTGCAGCGCAGGCGCCACGATCAGCTGTAACGTCGGCCTGCTGGAAAGCGGCAAGGCGGCCACCGTGCGCATTCCCGTGATCGCCACCGCGGTCAACGCGGCGCTGGAAAACTGCGGCAACGCCACCACCAACGATGTCGAGCGCAGCGCGGTCGATAACCGTGGTTGCGCCACCGTGGCGGTGCAGCGTTCCTCGATCGCCGGCTTCGTGTATGAAGACGGCAACAACGACGCGGCCAAAGGCGCGGGCGAAAACGGCATCACCGGCGTGACCCTGCGCCTGGACGGTGTCGATATCTACGGCAATACCGTGACCAATGTCACCACCACGACCACCGCCGGCGGCGCCTATCTGTTCGACAACCGCTCGCCAGGCACCTATAAAGTGACCGAAGTGCAGCCCGCCACCTACCTCGATGGCAAGGAAGCGGCCGGCAGCGTTGCCGGTACCGCCACCGACGCCAGCGGCGACGAGATCAGCAACATCGTCCTGCCGGCGTCGACCAACGCCACCGGCTACCTGTTCGGCGAACTGAAGCCGGCGACCCTGTCGGGCTTCGTCTTCGTCGACCTCGACACCGACGCCGTGCGCGACGTGACGAACGTGCCGGCCACCGACGAAAGCGCGGGCGTGACCAGCGTCACCATGACCCTGACCGGCACCGACGACCTCGGTCCGGTGAACGCCACCGTGCCGACCGGCGCCAACGGTTCGTACAGCTTCACCAATCTGCGTCCTGGTACGTATCAGGTGGTGCAGGCCACCCTGCCGGGCGTGACCCACACCGGCATGACCATCGGCAGCAAGGGCGGCAATGATGGCGCGACCGCGCTGGCCGCCAACACCCCGGTCGTCGGCGCCACCAAGCGCACCATCGGCAATGTGCCGCTGGTGGCGGGCGACGCCGCCGTGAACTACAACTTCGGCGAAAGCGGGCAGGGCCTGGGCGGTATCGTCTATGCCGACCTGAACAACAATGGCGTGAAGGATGCGGGCGAGCCTGGCATTGCCGGCGTCTCGATCACCCTGTCGGGCAATACCTCGAACGGCACCAGCGTGTGCGTGGCGATTTCGCCGAACCCGTGCACCATCCTCACCGACAGCAGCGGCGGCTACGGCTTCGCCGGCTTGCCGGCGAGCGACGCCACCGGCTACGTGCTGACCGAGCAGAGCCAGGCCAGCGCGCCACTGTCGAGCTATGCCGACGGCATCGACACGGTCGGCACCGTCAATGGCGTGGTGCGCGGCACCAAGACCAATGACCGCTTCAGCGGCATCGTGATCGGCACCGGCCAGTTCGGCAGCAATTACAACTTCGGCGAATCGTCCGCCAGCCTGGCGGGCAAGGTCTACCTCGACGTCGACCGCAGCAATACCTTGAATGGCGGCGACACCCTGCTGCCTGGCGTGACCGTGACCCTGTCGGGCACCACCGCGACCGGCGCCAATGTGTGCACCATCGTGAGCACCTGCGTGGGCACCACCGACGCGAACGGCAACTATAGCTTCACCGGCCTGCCGGCCAGCAATGGCGGCGGCTACAGCGTGACCGAAACCCAGCCGGTCGACTTCATCGACGCCACCAACACCCTGGGCACCGGCGCCACCACGCCTGGCAACCTCGGCCTGGCGGGCGGCAACAGCGTGTTCAGCGGCGTTGTGCTGAGCGCGGGCCAGAAGGGCATCGATTACCTGTTCGGCGAAGCCACCGGCAAACTGAGCGGCTTTGTGTATGCCGACAAGAACAACAACGGCACGATGGATGCGGGCGAAACCGGTATTGCCGGCGTGAGCCTGACCCTGACCGGCACGGCAGCGAGCGGCGGCAACGCCTGCGGCGCGCCGACCTGCGTCGCCACCACCGGCCCTGATGGCGCATATACCTTCAGCTTCCTGCGCAATGCGAATGGCGCCGGCTACACCGTCACCGAAACCCAGCCGGCCGCTTACCTCGACGGCATCACCCGCAAGGGGAATGTCGGCGGCGCCGCCTGCGCGGGCTGCGTCGACAATGTGGCCAACGTGATCGGCACCATCGCGTATGCCGTCGCCAGTACCCACACCGACTTCAACTTCGGCGAAGTGGTGCCGGCCAGCGTCAGCGGCACCGTGTATGCGGACAGCAACCAGGATGCCAGCGTCAACACGGGCGAGCAGATCGCCGGCGTGACCGTCACCCTGACCGGCAACGACGACCGCGGCGCGGCCGTCAGCCTGACCACGACCACCGCCGCCAACGGCACTTACCGCTTCGACAAGCTGCGTCCGAGCAGCGGCGCCGGTTACACCGTGACCGAAACCCATCCGGCCGGCTACAACGATTTCCCGGGTAACACCGGCAGCCAGCCGGGCACCATCGGCGGCATCACGACCGGCGTGGCCGTACCGAACAGCATCGGCGGCTTGCCGCTGGTGCAGGGCGACAACGCCGTGAACTACAATTTCCGCGAAATCGGCGCCAGCATCGCCGGCGCCGTGTATTTCGATGCCAACGACAACGGCGTGCGCGACACCGGCGATACGCCGCTGGCGGGCGTGGTGGTGCGCCTGAACGGCCCCGTGCCGCGCACCATGGCGACCGGCGCCGATGGCACCTTCCTGTTCACCGGCCTGATGGCTGGCAACTACACCCTGGTCGAAACCCAGCCGGGTGGCGTATCGGACGGCGTCGACGCCGCCGGTTCCGTGGGCGGCGCCATCAATGCCCCGAAAAACAGCATCACCGGCATCAATGTGATGCCGGGCACGGCCGCCGTGAACTATCTGTTCGGCGAGCGCGGCGCACCGAACACCGGTTCGCTGGCAGGTACCGTGTATGTCGACAGCAACAAGGATGGCAAGCGCGACACCACCGAGCAATTGCTCAACGGCGTCACCCTGACCCTCAAGGGTACCGACGGCACGGTACGTACCGTGCAGACCGATACCAATGGTAATTACCTGTTCCCGGTGCTCGCACCAGGCACCTACACCCTGACTGAAACCCAGCCAGCCGGCCTGTCCGATTTCGAGGCCGCTACCGGCACCAGGATCGGTACCCTGGGCGGCGGCACCGCCGGCCTGAACACGGTTGCCACCATCGTCATTCCGCCAGCGGGCGGCGCGGCGACCGGCTACGATTTCCGTGAAATCAATCCGGTCAGCAATGGCTTGGCCAAGCTCGGCGGTACTGTGTACGTCGACGGCAACAAAAACGCCAAGCGCGAGCCTGGCGAAGCATTGCCTGGCGTAAGCGTCACCCTGACCGGTGTCGATGCGAACGGCGTGGCCATTCCTGCACGCACCACCGTGACCGGCGCCGACGGCAGCTATCTGTTCGTCGACCTGGTCCCGGGCACCTACACCGTGGTCGAAACCCAGCCGGTAGCCTACGGCGACTTTCCGACCAACACCGGCAGCGCCCTCGGCAACGTCGGCGGCACGCTCGACAAGGGCCCGAACAAAACCACCGCCATCGTGCTGGCGGCGGGTACCGAAGCGCGCGACTACGATTTCCGCGAAGCGGGCAGCAGCCTGGCTGGCGTGGTGTATCGCGACGATAACCACAACGGCGTGCAAGACGCCGGCGAGCCTGGCATTGCCGGCGTGCCGGTCAGCGCCATCGGCGGCAAGGGCGAAGCAGGCCGTGCCACCACCGATGCGGATGGCCGCTTCCTGATCGTCGGCCTGCCGGCCGACACCTACAGCCTGGTGGAAACCCAGCCGGCTGGCTACACCGACGGCAAGGAAACTCCGGGCAAGGTCGCCGGTACCGTTGCCGGATCGGTCGACAACAGCGCCTTCAACAGCACGGCGCCGAAGAACACCACCTCGGCCATCAAGCTGGGCGTGGCCCAGGATGGCACCGACTACCTGTTCGGCGAACGCCGCGCGCGTCTGGAAGGCTATGTGTACGTCGACGCCAACCACAACGGCCAGATGAATGCGGGTGAAATTCCGCTGCCGGGCGTGCACGTGACCATGACGGGCGTAGACGCCTGCACCATGGGCTGCGTGGCCGTCACCGGTGCCGATGGCAAGTATGTGTTCGAGAACCTGGTTCCCGGCCGCTACACCCTGGTCGAGTCCCAGACCGACCTGCCGACCTCGAAATACATGGATGGCAAGGAAACCGCCGGCGTTGCAGGCGGCAAGGTCGACAACAGCAGCTTCGGCACCGCGCCGTCGCAAAACACGATCGCCCAGTTCGACGTGACCAGCGAGATCATCGCAGCCAATGGCGGCGTGGTCGGCGGTTACCTGTTCGGCGAGCGCGTGCGTCCGGGTCCGGAAACCCGTGCCCCGATCATCAGCGGCTATGTCTGGATGGACCGCGGCCACACCCGCACCCGTCCCGAGAACCATGAAGGCGTGAAGGATTGGACCGTGGTCCTGACCCAGAACGGCAAACCGGTTTGCACCGTCAAGAGCGACGCCAAGGGCTACTACCAGTTCGACAGCCTGCGTTGCGCCGGCTACGAAGGCACGGGCTTGCCGACCGGTCCGGGCTTCGAGATCGTGTTCACCAAGGATGGCAACGGCATGCCGATCGTCCCGACCTCGGCCGGTAACGCGGGCACGCCGGTTGTAGGCAGGATCACCGGCATCACCCTGCTTGATGACAGCGACATCACCGAGCAGAACTTGCCGCTCACTCCGTCTGGCGTCGTGTACGACAGCGCCACCCGTCAACCGGTGCGTGGCGCGGTCGTGACCGTGACTGGTCCGGCAGGCTTCAATCCAACGCGTCACCTGCTGGGCGGCGTGGAAGCGGTCAACCAGACCACCGGCAGCGATGGCGTGTACCAGTTCGGCTTGCTGAACGATTTCCCGGCCGGCGTCTACAAACTGGCGATCACCAGCTATCCAGTCGGTTATGTTCCGGCGGAATCGGCGAAGATCCCGGCTTGCCAGGGTGCCGCCAGCGTGATGGCCAGTGCCAATGCGGCGCTGATCCAGAAGTCCGACGGCGCTCCGGCGTCGAGCGTGAACCTGCACAAGCCGAACGCTTGCGTCGGCGCGGTACCGGGCGGTGCGGACACCACCCAGTATTACTACACGTTCACCGTGGGCACGAATGGCGCCCCGGTGGTGAACAACCACCTGCCGATCGACAAGATCGAAGCGGCTGGCCTGGCGCTGACCAAAACCGGCGACAAGCAGCAGCTCGAATTTGGCGAAAGCCTGCTGTACACGCTGACCGTGCGCCAGACCAGCGGCAGCGCGGTAGCACAGGCAACGGTGCGCGACAGCCTGCCGGCCGGCTTCTCGCTGGTGCCTGGCACCGTGAAAGTCGATGGCAAGCCGGTCGCCGATCCGGTGCCCGCGGTTGGCCCGGTACTGGCCTTCAACCTGGGTCCGCTGGCAAGCAACAAGCAAGCCGTGCTGACCTACCGTCTGCGTGCCGGTGTCGGCAGCCTGCAGGGCGATGGCATCAACCGTGCGATTGCCTACGCCTGTAACGTGGCCAGCGGTTGCGTCACGCCGGGTTCGTACCAGCCTGTTCCTGCCGCGTACCCGTCGAACAACGCCGAGTACAAGGTGCGCCTGACCGGTGGCGTGTTCACCGAGCAAGCCTGCGTGGCCGGCAAGGTCTTCGTCGATTGCAACGGTAACTCGGTGCAGGACAGCGAAGAGCTGGGCGTGCCGGGTGTGCGTCTGTACCTGGAAGACGGCACCTCGTTCACCACCGATGTGGAAGGCAAGTACAGCTACTGCGGCCTGACGCCTAAATCGCACGTGATCAAGGCCGACAGCCTGACCCTGCCACGCGGCAGCCGTTTGACGACGACCAGCAACCGCAACCTGGGCGATGCCAACAGCATCTGGCTGGACGCGAAGAATGGCGAACTGCTGCGCGGCGACTTTGCCGAGGGTTCGTGCTCGGCGCCGGTCATCGAGCAGGTGAAAGCCCGCCGCAGCCAGGGTGGGGGACGCGCGCCGGAAACGGAAGCGCAGCGCCTGCCAGGCCTGAAGTTCGACAGCAAAGCACCTGCCGCGCCGCGGCAGGCGACCGACAGCGCCAACCAGGAACTGGTCAAGCCACGCCAGGGAGCAATCCCTGCCGGCGCGGGAGAAGCCCGTGCGCAATAA
- a CDS encoding SCO family protein, giving the protein MSRLHAGALAALMALVPCAQAAPARPLALPAPGAYKLERILKVPDGVVLDSDGSRHRLSEFTTGKVTLFSFIYTYCTDSRGCPLAYATLHTLKKTLGKDARTRDRVRFVSMSFDPTYDTPPAMRSYGGEDARDRGSVEWRFLTSGSNAELAPLLDGFGQDVSVASERAPGQRLPTLSHLLKVYLIDASGSVREIYSTSFLQPDVVLNDIRSLLLERPAKR; this is encoded by the coding sequence TTGTCCCGTCTGCACGCGGGCGCGCTGGCGGCGCTGATGGCGCTGGTGCCGTGCGCCCAGGCGGCGCCGGCACGCCCGCTGGCGCTGCCGGCGCCGGGCGCCTACAAGCTCGAACGCATCCTCAAGGTGCCCGACGGCGTGGTGCTCGACAGCGACGGCAGCCGCCACCGGCTGTCGGAGTTTACCACCGGTAAAGTCACGCTGTTTTCCTTCATCTACACCTACTGCACCGACTCGCGCGGCTGCCCGCTCGCGTACGCGACCCTGCACACCCTCAAGAAAACCCTCGGCAAGGATGCGCGCACGCGCGACCGTGTGCGCTTTGTGAGCATGAGTTTCGATCCCACCTACGATACGCCGCCGGCCATGCGCAGCTATGGCGGCGAGGATGCGCGCGACCGCGGCAGCGTGGAGTGGCGTTTCCTCACCAGCGGCTCCAACGCCGAACTGGCGCCGCTGCTCGACGGCTTCGGCCAGGATGTGTCGGTCGCCAGCGAACGCGCTCCGGGACAGCGCCTGCCGACCTTGAGCCACCTGCTCAAGGTCTATCTGATCGACGCCTCCGGCAGCGTGCGCGAAATCTATTCCACTTCCTTTCTTCAGCCCGATGTGGTGCTGAACGACATCCGCAGCTTGCTGCTTGAGCGCCCTGCGAAGCGCTAG
- a CDS encoding selenium-binding protein SBP56-related protein → MGSSKLMRLSLLVAVALGVTAVPLASRADETCNSPYMSGLIKGQEDFLYVWTLGVKGVGDGFDKLVTMDVNPASKKFGQVIGHVSVGKRGEAHHMGFTDDRRFLWAGGLDDSKIYVFDVHTNPAKPKLVKTIDDFAKRTGLVGPHTFYALPGRMLIGALSNDKDRGGVTGMAVYNTKGDFIAKHAMPTTNGGDGYGYDIAISPSKNAMLTSSFTGAVNYMTDLGKLIKDPAAMKQFGNTMVMWNLKSMQPEKVLNVPGAPLEIRWSLNEGDEWAITATALTSKIWLVKKDAGGAWQAKEVATIGDPAKVPLPVDLSITADGKGLWVNTFMDGTTHYFDISNPEAPKETYSKRTGAQVNMVSQSWDGKRLYISSSLLANWDKKGADDEQFVKLFAWDGKELKETFKADFAKLKLGRAHHMKFGAASAKAGAKASADAGQGAPRVAGR, encoded by the coding sequence ATGGGTTCCAGTAAATTGATGCGCTTGAGTTTGCTTGTAGCTGTCGCCCTGGGCGTCACCGCCGTTCCGCTCGCCTCGCGCGCTGACGAAACCTGCAATTCGCCGTATATGTCGGGCCTGATCAAGGGGCAGGAAGATTTTCTGTACGTGTGGACCCTCGGCGTGAAGGGCGTCGGCGACGGCTTCGACAAACTGGTGACCATGGACGTCAATCCGGCCTCGAAAAAATTCGGCCAGGTGATCGGCCACGTGTCGGTCGGCAAGCGCGGCGAGGCGCATCACATGGGCTTTACCGACGACCGCCGCTTCCTGTGGGCGGGCGGCCTGGACGACAGCAAGATCTATGTGTTCGATGTGCACACCAACCCGGCCAAGCCGAAACTGGTCAAGACCATCGACGACTTCGCCAAGCGCACAGGTTTGGTCGGCCCGCACACCTTTTATGCGCTGCCGGGACGCATGCTGATCGGCGCGCTGTCGAACGACAAGGATCGCGGCGGCGTCACCGGCATGGCGGTCTACAACACCAAAGGCGACTTCATCGCCAAACACGCGATGCCGACCACCAACGGCGGCGACGGCTACGGCTACGATATCGCCATCAGTCCCAGCAAGAACGCGATGCTGACATCGAGCTTTACCGGCGCGGTGAATTACATGACCGATCTGGGCAAGCTGATCAAGGACCCGGCCGCCATGAAACAGTTCGGCAACACCATGGTCATGTGGAACCTGAAGTCGATGCAGCCGGAAAAAGTGCTCAATGTGCCCGGTGCGCCGCTGGAAATCCGCTGGTCGTTGAACGAGGGCGACGAGTGGGCCATCACGGCCACCGCGCTGACCTCGAAAATCTGGCTGGTCAAGAAGGATGCCGGCGGCGCCTGGCAAGCGAAGGAAGTGGCCACCATCGGCGACCCGGCCAAGGTGCCGCTGCCGGTCGACCTGTCGATCACGGCCGACGGCAAGGGCTTGTGGGTGAATACCTTCATGGATGGCACCACGCATTACTTTGACATCAGCAATCCGGAAGCGCCCAAGGAAACCTATTCCAAGCGCACCGGTGCGCAGGTGAACATGGTCTCGCAAAGCTGGGACGGCAAGCGCCTGTACATCAGCAGTTCGCTGCTGGCCAACTGGGACAAGAAGGGCGCCGACGACGAGCAGTTCGTCAAGCTGTTCGCATGGGATGGCAAGGAACTCAAGGAAACTTTCAAGGCCGACTTCGCCAAGCTGAAACTGGGCCGCGCGCACCACATGAAGTTCGGCGCCGCGAGCGCCAAGGCGGGCGCCAAGGCCAGCGCCGACGCGGGGCAGGGCGCGCCGCGCGTGGCGGGCCGCTGA